In one Arachis duranensis cultivar V14167 chromosome 9, aradu.V14167.gnm2.J7QH, whole genome shotgun sequence genomic region, the following are encoded:
- the LOC107467196 gene encoding uncharacterized protein LOC107467196, with translation MMFSYHRSIGTIYSLELCMNIQDIGGSSSSSNNVEGVKNLGAVDFAPGPDISRARSPSFNAFVVREQNANLQEPRPSPSTLLGFDRHPDVGIAETSDDDNIEEFSGDEAEAVLKTQPLHRNSVPPTPVEPVGGGVSSSTPAHYLSLNLGAMHSSNAEDRPNSYALSGEMELEIGLKFLNRKSAMLAVKNYNIRRSAEYKVVESDQRSCEDNVFQILENSKYDGSHSCLASSMSQDHAQLDSNVICQHIFPMVHADATICVKVLQGSVESAYGYKVSYKKVWHAKQKAVERIYGDWDESYDQLRRYFNALQAFVSGIHCNLLSYGLCYSLSIYSLTTLTK, from the exons ATGATGTTCTCTTATCATCGCAGCATAGGTACGATATATTCGTTGGAGCTTTGTATGAATATTCAGGATATTGGCGGAAGCTCGTCTAGTTCCAATAATGTGGAAGGGGTGAAAAATCTGGGAGCGGTTGATTTTGCACCGGGTCCGGATATAAGTAGGGCCCGTAGTCCAAGCTTCAATGCGTTTGTTGTGCGGGAACAGAATGCAAATCTACAGGAACCGCGTCCCTCCCCTTCAACCTTACTTGGGTTCGATAGGCATCCTGATGTTGGCATTGCTGAAACTTCTGACGATGATAACATTGAAGAATTCAGTGGTGATGAGGCAGAAGCCGTTCTGAAAACGCAACCTCTGCATCGCAACTCCGTTCCTCCAACACCTGTCGAACCGGTAGGTGGAGGTGTATCCTCCAGCACACCTGCACACTACCTGTCCCTGAATCTTGGAGCAATGCATTCGAGTAACGCAGAGGACAGACCTAACAGTTACGCTCTGTCAGGCGAGATGGAGCTCGAAATTGGGTTAAAGTTTCTGAACCGGAAATCAGCGATGCTGGCAGTCAAAAACTACAACATCCGTAGGAGTGCAGAGTATAAGGTCGTAGAGTCGGACCAAAGGAG TTGCGAAGACAATGTCTTCCAGATTCTGGAAAATTCGAAATACGATGGGTCTCATAGTTGCTTGGCAAGTTCGATGTCTCAAGATCACGCTCAACTAGATAGCAATGTGATCTGCCAGCACATATTCCCCATGGTGCATGCTGATGCGACTATTTGTGTAAAGGTGTTGCAAGGGTCGGTAGAGTCAGCGTACGGGTACAAGGTATCTTACAAGAAGGTTTGGCACGCGAAGCAGAAGGCAGTCGAAAGGATCTATGGTGATTGGGATGAGTCCTATGACCAGTTGCGCAGATACTTTAATGCACTGCAAGCTTTCGTCTCAGGTATtcattgcaatttactttcgtATGGTCTTTGCTATTCGTTATCCATTTACTCCTTAACAACTTTGACTAAGTAA
- the LOC107467401 gene encoding fructose-bisphosphate aldolase 3, chloroplastic, which yields MAACASFAKLNSLSSPWISNNSFSSRSGSSSLLATRRVSLPIRATSYSDELVKTAKTIASPGRGILAIDESNATCGKRLASIGLDNTEVNRQAYRQLLLTTPGLGEYISGSILFEETLYQSTTDGKKFVDCLREENIVPGIKVDKGLVPLPGSNNESWCQGLDGLASRSAEYYKQGARFAKWRTVVSIPCGPSALAVKEAAWGLARYAAISQDNGLVPIVEPEILLDGDHPIERTLEVAEKVWSEVFFYLAQNNVIFEGILLKPSMVTPGAEHKEKASPETIAKYTLTMLRRRVPPAVPGIMFLSGGQSEVEATLNLNAMNQSPNPWHVSFSYARALQNTVLKTWQGRPENVEAAQKSLLVRAKANSLAQLGRYSAEGESEEAKKGMFVKGYTY from the exons ATGGCCGCGTGTGCAAGCTTCGCCAAGCTCAACTCCTTGTCTTCCCCCTGGATCTCCAACAACTCCTTCTCTTCCCGCAGCGGATCCTCGTCTCTCCTCGCCACTCGCCGTGTCTCCCTCCCGATCCGCGCCACCTCTTACTCCGACGAACTCGTCAAAACCGCT AAAACTATTGCATCTCCTGGTCGTGGAATTCTTGCCATTGATGAGTCCAATGCCACCTGTGGGAAGCGGTTGGCATCGATAGGATTGGACAACACCGAGGTCAATCGTCAGGCCTACAGGCAGCTTCTGCTGACCACACCCGGCCTTGGTGAATACATTTCTGGTTCCATTCTCTTTGAGGAAACCCTTTACCAGTCAACAACCGATGGAAAGAAGTTTGTTGATTGCCTTCGTGAGGAGAACATTGTGCCTGGCATCAAAGTTGATAAG GGCTTGGTCCCACTACCAGGATCAAACAATGAATCTTGGTGCCAAGGGCTAGATGGATTGGCTTCAAGATCTGCTGAATACTACAAGCAAGGTGCTCGATTTGCCAAGTG GCGGACAGTTGTTAGCATTCCATGTGGTCCTTCTGCATTAGCTGTTAAGGAAGCAGCATGGGGACTTGCACGATATGCTGCTATCTCTCAG GACAATGGCCTTGTTCCAATTGTAGAGCCGGAAATTCTTCTAGATGGTGATCACCCGATTGAGAGGACATTAGAAGTGGCAGAGAAGGTCTGGTCAGAAGTCTTCTTTTATTTGGCTCAAAACAATGTCATTTTTGAGGGAATTTTGCTCAAACCTAGCATGGTTACACCTGGGGCCGAGCACAAGGAAAAGGCTTCTCCAGAAACCATTGCCAAATATACACTTACCATGCTTAGAAGAAGAGTTCCTCCTGCAGTCCCTGGAATCATG TTCTTGTCTGGTGGACAATCTGAAGTGGAAGCAACACTGAACCTTAATGCAATGAACCAAAGTCCCAACCCATGGCACGTTTCATTTTCATATGCACGAGCTCTGCAGAACACTGTGCTCAAGACATGGCAAGGACGCCCCGAGAATGTGGAAGCGGCTCAAAAGTCTCTTTTGGTGCGCGCAAAAGCAAACTCCTTGGCTCAGTTGGGAAGATATTCTGCCGAGGGTGAAAGCGAAGAAGCCAAGAAGGGAATGTTTGTCAAGGGCTATACCTACTAG